In a single window of the Acetivibrio clariflavus DSM 19732 genome:
- a CDS encoding membrane protein — MAGEKRFGTSLFGFKKSDVNSYIEKILREFDDKLKDKENEIAELKNQCREFRIKYEDIARKTERASEDRAKIADVLIKAQEKAEAIIEEAKNQSVEERKKLSALTEKEREKLVDIKQEIKSLKQDITRVLKKYEEELDKVLDAAEEISVAYDNKDNNLEKSADEEAVDIISEFIEGFANKISSSDDM, encoded by the coding sequence ATGGCTGGAGAAAAAAGATTTGGAACGTCTCTTTTTGGTTTTAAGAAATCAGATGTTAATTCTTACATTGAAAAAATTCTTAGAGAATTTGATGATAAACTTAAGGATAAAGAAAATGAAATTGCAGAATTGAAAAATCAGTGCAGGGAATTTCGCATTAAATACGAAGATATTGCCAGAAAGACAGAACGGGCAAGTGAGGACAGGGCAAAAATTGCTGATGTTCTTATAAAAGCTCAGGAAAAAGCTGAAGCAATAATTGAGGAAGCAAAGAATCAATCTGTGGAAGAAAGAAAGAAACTTTCCGCTTTAACTGAAAAAGAAAGGGAAAAATTGGTAGATATTAAACAAGAAATTAAATCGCTAAAGCAGGATATTACAAGAGTTCTTAAAAAATATGAGGAAGAACTGGACAAGGTACTTGATGCTGCTGAGGAAATATCTGTTGCTTATGACAATAAAGATAACAATTTGGAAAAGAGCGCAGATGAAGAGGCTGTAGATATCATTTCTGAGTTTATCGAAGGATTTGCAAATAAGATTTCATCATCTGATGATATGTAA